CTtcccaccaaaccaaaaacAGTTTCTCTCTACTTCTCTATTAAACGGTCTCAGTCTCAATCTCTCAGCCATTTTTCTCCACAGAACGCTGCCATGGCCACTGAGAACTCCGAAAACCCTCCGGCACCGCCTCCGCCAGCTCCCTCTCTCCCGCAGTATCCAGAGGTACACAAAAGTTttcctccattttcttttctcgcCACCCAAACGGCTTTTCCCCACTTATTTTCGCTTAATTTTCAGCTGgattttgcttaatttttcctgatttttctttctccagaTGATTATGGCGGCGATCGAGGCGCTGAACGACGGCAACGGGTCTAACAAGTCGGCAATCGCAACGTACATCGAGTCCACGTACGGCGATCTACCTCCGGCTCACGCCACACTTCTGGCTCACCACCTCAACAAGATGAAACAGAGCGGCGAGCTCGTCCTGGTCAAGAACAACTACATGAAGCCAGACCCGAACGCGCCGCCCAAGAGAGGCAGAGGCCGTCCTCCCAAGCCCAAGGTCCCGCTCCCACCTGGAACCGTTGTCTCGCCTCCCAGGCCACGTGGCAGGCCCCCGAAGCCTAGAGACCCGTTCTCTCCGCAAGCGGAGCCCAAGAGCCCTTCTGGGACTGGAAGGCCACGTGGACGCCCTCCCAAGAAGGCCAAAACGGCATCGGCTCCTCCTCAGGCTCCAGCTCCGGCTCCGGCTACTGGCGCGCCCAGAGGTAGAGGCAGGCCTCCTAAAGTGAAGCCCGCTGTGGCCCCGGTCGGCTGTTGAGTTTAGCTCAGCTCAGATAGTGAGAAAGAGGGAAGGAgtgttaatttttatttaatttaatttaattttaggtGTGTTTAGAATTTAGTTTCCGGATGATCGATggtttagtttttgttttttttgttttttttatttttttttaatgtagtATGTGGTTGGTTGGAGCAGTGAGGTTGGGGGTGGTCTTATCAAAATGTGACTGTAATTGCCATGTAAATTGTTTAGCGGCTACTTAGGCTTTTCTGCCTTTTGCCTCTCTGGCTACAAAAGGGGGTTAATTAAAATGAGGCTGATTCTGATTACTTTATcactttttgggtttttaaaattccaaaagttggctctctgtctctctctctctcctttaaCGCTTTATCTCTCGGCGTGCTGGGACGTGGTTGGTTTGTTTGAAGAGAACCTGTGCTCCGTGCTTGATTGAGTAAAACTTCGGTGgtgaaaaataaatccaaGTGTTGATGTGTTGGGTGCAAATAAGGGTTGCtttttcggtttttaaaaatgtgTGGAACCTTTACAGGTAATGTTGTGTAGTAAATACCATACCAGCATCTTGTCTTTTGTATTGCATGGTTAAGAATTCTGGGATGTGGATGATGCTTTTTCTCCATGTACGGCCTCAactattttttggaaaaaacataacaaataaaaaatgagcGTTTGGGCTAATTTAATTTGGTTTCCTTTGTGCGTTTTTGCTAATAATCCTACTAAAAAAGTCAAGATTAGTCTGATTAAAGGGTCCATTCACTACTAGCTAGACAACTGTGGGGgcctttatttaattaattataacaTATGCTACATATTTGAAACCGATGATCAATTAACAAGACATTAGTTTTGGGGTGATTCAGTCAGGAACCAATTAatctttcaaaagaaaaataaaactgagAAGTGGGTTTTGGTCATATAATGGAACATTGGAATTTACATATATTGAAAGTAGAGTAGTCGTAGCTAGGCATCATTGTTTTACATATGCACTTAAAATTTACCTAAGTAATTTTGTCATCATTGTTTTAATTACTAGCTAGcttgaaattttggtttaCAGTTTAGGTCATCAGGGGATTCTATTGCCCATGTAGTGGTTGATGCCAAGTAACTCGTGCATATATTACATGTTGGCTCCATGGATGTGCTTAAAATAGGTATGTAGTGCATTGCTCTTGGTTTGCTTTCATTCATTACAAATTGTGAATCCCATGGCTCTTGTTTATACCATATCTCACCAAGCAACTAGAAGCAACTCTAGGCAAGGCAaggagtcccacattggaataTTACAAGATGGGTAGACTCCCCCTCATCTATAAAAGGAGACCACTCTCCACTTAGGAAGGGATGAGTTTGGGTTGCACTTGATCTTTGGTCAAGGGCTTTTCCCTTCTtacctttatatttgggtccaaccccatgtacaaatgtaaatacACATTGTTATAATAATGAGAATATacttctccgtggacgtagcccattcattaagggtgaaccacgtatatcttgtcttctgTATATTTATCGCTTGCTTAAATCTTCACACACACATGCTGAAAGTCCTCACCTTCACCTATCATCCATCATACattatcactaagttgggctcAAAAGTGCCGAACCATTTTTGAGcgtcaacagtttggcgccgtctgtgggaaacgaCGCAAAAGGCTTCTGTCGTTCTCCCTTTCTTCAGTGCCCTTCGGCACCCTTACAATCAGCATCACCTAAGTTGCCGAACGGCAATCCCATGCTAAAACAACTGTGAGTGCCAAAGGAGTGACATGCAGAAGATAAATCCTTGCAATATAATAGtcagaagaagaggaaatacATGGACCACCCTAGCTTTTCTTTACATAACATACCGTTCGGCATATTCCTTGGAAAGCATTATTGAAGGGAGCCCACATTGCATACTTTACTGAGGGGGGCTGCCAACATGCGTGGTGAATATCAAAATGATAACCACCAAAAGGCACTCAGCCATGCAATTACATAAAAGATGGGAGAGTCCAGCCGTACGGCACCACGCCAAGCAAATTGATAAAGATATCTAAGCCAAAAGTCTCGGATAATGGCATCCAATCAGAAAACTGGGTGCGGTAATCGGCAACCCAAGATATGAAAGCATGGCACAACGCGACATTACCGTTCGGTACCTCCAGCAGAGAATTTTATNNNNNNNNNNNNNNNNNNNNNNNNNNNNNNNNNNNNNNNNNNNNNNNNNNNNNNNNNNNNNNNNNNNNNNNNNNNNNNNNNNNNNNNNNNNNNNNNNNNNNNNNNNNNNNNNNNNNNNNNNNNNNNNNNNNNNNNNNNNNNNNNNNNNNNNNNNNNNNNNNNNNNNNNNNNNNNNNNNNNNNNNNNNNNNNNNNNNNNNNNNNNNNNNNNNNNNNNNNNNNNNNNNNNNNNNNNNNNNNNNNNNNNNNNNNNNNNNNNNNNNNNNNNNNNNNNNNNNNNNNNNNNNNNNNNNNNNNNNNNNNNNNNNNNNNNNNNNNNNNNNNNNNNNNNNNNNNNNNNNNNNNNNNNNNNNNNNNNNNNNNNNNNNNNNNNNNNNNNNNNNNNNNNNNNNNNNNNNNNNNNNNNNNNNNNNNNNNNNNNNNNNNNNNNNNNNNNNNNNNNNNNNNNNNNNNNNNNNNNNNNNNNNNNNNNNNNNNNNNNNNNNNNNNNNNNNNNNNNNNNNNNNNNNNNNNNNNNNNNNNNNNNNNNNNNNNNNNNNNNNNNNNNNNNNNNNNNNNNNNNNNNNNNNNNNNNNNNNNNNNNNNNNNNNNNNNNNNNNNNNNNNNNNNNNNNNNNNNNNNNNNNNNNNNNNNNNNNNNNNNNNNNNNNNNNNNNNNNNNNNNNNNNNNNNNNNNNNNNNNNNNNNNNNNNNNNNNNNNNNNNNNNNNNNNNNNNNNNNNNNNNNNNNNNNNNNNNNNNNNNNNNNNNNNNNNNNNNNNNNNNNNNNNNNNNNNNNNNNNNNNNNNNNNNNNNNNNNNNNNNNNNNNNNNNNNNNNNNNNNNNNNNNNNNNNNNNNNNNNNNNNNNNNNNNNNNNNNNNNNNNNNNNNNNNNNNNNNNNNNNNNNNNNNNNNNNNNNNNNNNNNNNNNNNNNNNNNNNNNNNNNNNNNNNNNNNNNNNNNNNNNNNNNNNNNNNNNNNNNNNNNNNNNNNNNNNNNNNNNNNNNNNNNNNNNNNNNNNNNNNNNNNNNNNNNNNNNNNNNNNNNNNNNNNNNNNNNNNNNNNNNNNNNNNNNNNNNNNNNNNNNNNNNNNNNNNNNNNNNNNNNNNNNNNNNNNNNNNNNNNNNNNNNNNNNNNNNNNNNNNNNNNNNNNNNNNNNNNNNNNNNNNNNNNNNNNNNNNNNNNNNNNNNNNNNNNNNNNNNNNNNNNNNNNNNNNNNNNNNNNNNNNNNNNNNNNNNNNNNNNNNNNNNNNNNNNNNNNNNNNNNNNNNNNNNNNNNNNNNNNNNNNNNNNNNNNNNNNNNNNNNNNNNNNNNNNNNNNNNNNNNNNNNNNNNNNNNNNNNNNNNNNNNNNNNNNNNNNNNNNNNNNNNNNNNNNNNNNNNNNNNNNNNNNNNNNNNNNNNNNNNNNNNNNNNNNNNNNNNNNNNNNNNGGCACTCCGTCATCATTCGACGGGagcgatgccttcggcacccccgtcaTCACTCGATGAGAGCgtgatgccttcggcacccccgtcaTCATTCGACGAGagcgatgccttcggcacTCCGTCATCATTCGACAAGagcgatgccttcggcaccccgcCATCACTCGATGAGAGCGataccttcggcacccccgtcaTCATTCGACGAGAGTGGTACCTTCGGCACTCCGACATCATTCGGCGAGCgtgatgccttcggcacccccgtcaCCATTCGACGAGagcgatgccttcggcaccctgaTATCATTCGACGAGCGataccttcggcaccccgtCATCATTTAGCGCGAGccatgccttcggcaccccacCATCCACACCACACTACTTGGAAGAAGACTAAGGTGTTGCTCAGTCAGTGCATTGAAAATTACAAGTTCTCAACCAAGGAGTACCTCCTTACTTAAGAACTTAGGGGACTTCTGTTTATACCATATCTGACCAAGCAACTAAAAGCAAATCTAAGCAAGGcaaagagtcccacattggaataTTACAAGATGTGTAGACTCCCCCTCATCTATAAAAGGAGACCACTCTCCACTAAGGAAGGGATGGTTGGGTTGCACTTGATCTTTAGTCAAGGGCTTTTCCCTTCTtacctttatatttgggtccaaccccatgtacaaatgtaaatacACATTGTTATAATAATGAGAATATacttctccgtggacgtagcccattcattaagggtgaaccacgtatatcttgtcttctgTATATTTATCGCTTGCCTAAATCTTCACACACATGctgaaggtcctcaccttcaccTATCATCCATCATACattatcactaagttgggctcAAAAGTGCCGAACCATTTTTGAGCGTCAACAgctcttcttgttttgtacAATTAAATTTGATATTTGCAGCTGTTGAACTGGATCCTTAAGGTTTTGAGAACGTTTTTGTAGTTTTATCAATATAATCTCATCTCTAGTTGTCGATGTTTTATAAGCAGTATGCAATTTTGAGACCATTTGTAAGGTTTGAGTATAAGAGAGTGAGGCAGTTGTCTTGTCTCTTCCACTTTTAGTGGATAGACAATGGCCTAGTTGAAATTAACTAAAAACAATGTTCTAAAAcaatttctttcaaattttatatttggaTATATTGGTAGTTTTAAGAAGCAGAAGATGTTTGATTCATCAACATGAATCAATACAAGTCCAAATACCCCCTCTCAACttgttgtttaatttgtttatgtatCATTGATTGCATTAATTCTTTTTACTAGTCTAAACTTGTACTAGATTTATATATCTTATCATCATATCATGATGACTTTGACAAATTAGTTGCTGGTCTGGATGCTGACCTGCATTTTATAATTATCACATATAGATGTATTTTGTGTATCATTTGCTTAGTGTGGTGGCTATTAGAGTTGTTGTTACCTTGGGCAGTTGATTGTTTTATGCATATTTGGGCA
The window above is part of the Prunus dulcis chromosome 1, ALMONDv2, whole genome shotgun sequence genome. Proteins encoded here:
- the LOC117632040 gene encoding HMG-Y-related protein B-like, producing the protein MATENSENPPAPPPPAPSLPQYPEMIMAAIEALNDGNGSNKSAIATYIESTYGDLPPAHATLLAHHLNKMKQSGELVLVKNNYMKPDPNAPPKRGRGRPPKPKVPLPPGTVVSPPRPRGRPPKPRDPFSPQAEPKSPSGTGRPRGRPPKKAKTASAPPQAPAPAPATGAPRGRGRPPKVKPAVAPVGC